In a genomic window of Dyadobacter fermentans DSM 18053:
- a CDS encoding electron transfer flavoprotein subunit beta/FixA family protein yields the protein MKILVCITNVPDTTAKISFTDNDTRLNKAGVQFIIGPYDDYALARGVELKEQLGGTLTVLHVGEADAEPQIRKALAIGADDAIRVNADPQDSYFVAAQIAHIAGQASYDLILMGRESIDYNSGVVHGLVGEMLGIPSYSPVMKLDLDGSTATITREIDGGKEVLKAPLPLVLGCQEPIAEWKIPNMRGIMTARTKPLNVVEPVSVDDMTVPQRYKLPAPKGACKIIPASEAETLIRLLQTEAKVL from the coding sequence ATGAAAATACTCGTTTGTATAACTAATGTTCCTGATACAACCGCCAAAATAAGCTTCACCGATAACGACACGCGGCTCAACAAGGCCGGGGTACAGTTCATCATCGGACCGTACGATGACTACGCCCTGGCGCGCGGTGTGGAGTTAAAAGAGCAGCTCGGCGGAACCCTCACCGTCCTGCACGTAGGTGAGGCCGACGCCGAACCGCAGATACGCAAAGCACTCGCCATTGGTGCCGACGACGCCATCCGCGTGAATGCCGATCCGCAAGATTCCTATTTTGTAGCCGCGCAGATCGCCCACATTGCCGGGCAGGCCAGCTACGACCTCATATTAATGGGCCGCGAGTCGATCGACTATAACAGCGGCGTTGTGCACGGGCTGGTTGGCGAAATGCTGGGCATCCCGTCCTACTCACCTGTGATGAAGCTCGACCTCGACGGAAGCACTGCCACCATTACCCGCGAGATCGACGGCGGCAAGGAAGTACTCAAAGCGCCGCTGCCCCTTGTACTCGGCTGCCAGGAGCCCATCGCAGAATGGAAAATCCCGAATATGCGCGGCATTATGACGGCGCGTACCAAACCATTGAATGTGGTAGAACCGGTTTCAGTGGATGATATGACCGTTCCGCAGCGTTACAAACTGCCCGCCCCGAAAGGCGCCTGCAAGATAATCCCTGCCAGTGAAGCGGAAACGCTCATCAGGTTGCTGCAAACCGAAGCAAAAGTGCTGTAA
- a CDS encoding Gfo/Idh/MocA family protein yields the protein MDRRQFIEKSALAGAAFSSLPLLTALKRASPYRTALIGAGWWGTNILRCAVQAGESKLVALCDVDQNQLKTCAEVFSKLTPDKPKLYKDFREMLAKEKPEIVIVATPDHWHALCCIAAIEAGAHVYVEKPISHTIKEGRAMVNATRKHGRIVQVGTHRRVSPHNVSGMEFLKSGKAGKIGMARAFVHYGGGPGQKTPDSEPPQGLDWDFYCGPAQLVPYNKTMHPKGFRNYLNFANGTLGDWGIHWLDQVLWWSEQKYPKKIYSTGGRAIRQDSTDAPDHQVAVYDFDGFTLEWEHRTFAANNAEKTHPNQAVGVYFYGTEGTFHMGWLDGWTFYPTNPNKPVVHQDAQLNKPDDQNIQELWANFLESIKTNKPPVCEIEVGQRSTNVALLGMLSYKLGRSIVWDGEKEIIPGDNEANKLLSRDYRGEWKYPQV from the coding sequence TTCATTGAAAAATCGGCGCTGGCGGGCGCGGCATTCTCGTCGCTTCCCTTGCTGACGGCGTTGAAACGGGCATCTCCTTACCGCACGGCGCTTATCGGCGCGGGCTGGTGGGGCACAAATATCCTCCGCTGCGCCGTGCAGGCAGGTGAATCCAAACTCGTGGCACTTTGCGACGTGGATCAAAACCAGCTCAAAACCTGTGCGGAGGTTTTTTCCAAACTCACGCCCGATAAACCAAAGCTCTATAAAGACTTCCGGGAAATGCTCGCCAAGGAGAAGCCCGAGATCGTGATCGTTGCTACGCCCGACCACTGGCATGCGCTATGCTGCATTGCGGCCATTGAAGCGGGTGCGCACGTGTATGTCGAAAAGCCCATTTCCCACACAATTAAGGAAGGCCGCGCGATGGTGAACGCCACGCGCAAGCACGGGCGCATCGTTCAGGTAGGCACGCACCGCCGCGTATCGCCGCACAATGTGTCGGGTATGGAATTCCTTAAATCCGGCAAAGCAGGAAAAATCGGGATGGCGCGTGCATTCGTGCATTATGGCGGCGGTCCCGGTCAGAAAACACCCGATTCGGAACCACCGCAAGGGCTCGATTGGGACTTTTATTGCGGCCCGGCCCAGCTGGTCCCTTACAATAAGACCATGCACCCGAAAGGTTTCAGGAATTATCTCAATTTCGCCAACGGCACCCTGGGCGACTGGGGCATCCACTGGCTCGATCAGGTATTGTGGTGGTCGGAGCAGAAGTATCCCAAAAAGATCTACTCCACCGGCGGCCGCGCGATCCGTCAGGACAGCACCGATGCGCCCGATCACCAGGTAGCCGTTTACGATTTCGATGGCTTCACGTTGGAATGGGAACACCGTACATTCGCAGCCAACAATGCCGAAAAAACGCATCCTAACCAGGCGGTAGGTGTGTATTTCTACGGAACCGAAGGCACATTCCACATGGGCTGGCTCGATGGCTGGACATTCTATCCTACTAACCCGAACAAACCGGTGGTTCATCAGGATGCACAGCTCAACAAGCCGGATGACCAGAATATCCAAGAGCTCTGGGCAAATTTCCTCGAATCAATCAAAACCAACAAACCGCCGGTTTGCGAAATTGAAGTGGGGCAACGCTCCACGAATGTGGCGCTGCTGGGGATGCTTTCCTACAAATTGGGACGAAGCATTGTGTGGGATGGAGAAAAAGAAATAATCCCGGGCGACAACGAAGCCAACAAGCTCCTCAGCCGGGATTACCGCGGGGAATGGAAATATCCGCAGGTTTAA